TCAAGTGGTTCGGTGATACCGGTGAAGAAGGCTGCGAATGCACCCGCCAACATGATACCTGCCACTTTCGCTCTATTTTCAGGACGCGCGCAGTGATAAATCGCCAACGCCGCACCTGGTAAACCAAACATCATGATTGGGAAGAAGCCAGCCTGATAACGACCAGTGATACCCACAATGGCTTTACCAGAATCAATAGACTGCTGGCCACCGAGGAAGTTAGGAATATCGTTAATACCGGCAACGTCAAACCAGAACACTGAGTTCAAAGCATGATGCAGGCCGACTGGGATCAACAAGCGGTTGAAGAAGGCATAGATACCCGCCCCTACTGAACCCATATCTTTGATGTATTCGCCGAAGGTCACCAGTGCGTTATAAATCAGCGGCCAGACGTACATCAGAATGAAGGCAACCACGATCATCAGGAAGGACGTCAGAATCGGAACCAGACGGCGGCCACTGAAGAAAGAGAGTGCTTTTGGCAATTCAACACTGCTGAAACGGTTGTACAGTTCAGCAGAGATAATACCCACCAGGATACCAACGAACTGGTTGTTGATTTTACCAAAAGCTGCCGGAACCTGATCAACCGGGATCTTTTGAATCATCGACACCGCAGCAGGCGAGCACAGCGTGGTTAATACCAGGAAACCTACAAAGCCGGTCAGTGCAGCCGCACCGTCTTTGTCTTTTGACATACCGTAAGCAACACCAATTGCGAACAGCACGGACATGTTGTCGATAATAGCCGCACCGGATTTGATAAATAATGCCGCCAGTGCATTATCACCCCCCCAGCTTACCGGGTCGATCCAATAGCCTACGCCCATCAGTATCGCGGCGGCTGGTAGTGTGGCCACTGGGACCATCAAGGCCCGGCCCACTTTTTGTAAGTAACTAAGAATATTCACCTTTCCCCCTATTCGTCCGTTATCGGACCCTTTAAGTAGTTTATTTAATTGACTCACTACCTTTTAGAAAAACGCATGGCACACTTTTTATTTATTCACGGTACGTATTACTCATTGCGGAGTGTAAAAAAATTATTTCGTAACGCAAATTAAAACCCCCTATTTTGTGATAAATGTCACCAAAAACTAGTGAAAAAGCACCAATGCACTAGCCATGATACAAAACTTATTTTATCATTCGAAAAATGAACGAAGTATTGTACCAACGCATGAGTCAAAATCTGAGTTACGCTTAGCTGGATGATTCGAACCGCGTAGAGTATAGCCACTATTAGCAATCCAAGAGGTGCAAGATGAGACTTATCCCACTGAAAAACACCACAGAAGTTGGTAAATGGGCAGCGCGTCATATCGTTAGCCGTATCAATTCGTTTAAACCAACCGCTGAGCGCCCGTTTGTTCTGGGTCTGCCAACCGGTGGCACACCGATGGAGGCATACAAACATCTGGTCGCCATGCACAAAGCCGGTGACGTCAGTTTTCAAAACGTGGTTACGTTCAACATGGACGAATATGTCGGTTTGCCACAGGAACATCCTGAAAGCTACTACACCTTCATGCACTCCAATTTCTTCGATCATGTTGATATCCCAGCCGAGAACATCAACCTGTTAAATGGCAACGCGCCAGATATCGATGAAGAATGCCGTCGTTACGAAGCAAAAATTAAGTCTTACGGCAAAATTAACCTGTTTATGGGTGGCGTGGGCGTTGACGGTCACATCGCATTTAATGAACCGGCATCATCTTTGGCATCCCGTACCCGCATCAAAACCCTGACCCAAGAAACCCGCATTGCTAACTCCCGCTTCTTTGGTGGTGATGCAAACCTCGTGCCGAAATATGCACTTACAGTAGGTGTGGGTACATTGCTGGATGCAGAAGAAGTGATGATTCTGGTCACTGGCCACGGCAAAGCACAAGCCTTGCAAGCGGCAGTTGAAGGGAGCATCAATCACATGTGGACCATCAGTTGCCTGCAACTGCATGCCAAAGCCATCATGGTGTGTGATGAGCCTTCCACTATGGAATTGAAGGTTAAAACTGTAAAATACTTCCATGAATTGGAAGCTGAAAATATCAAAGGTCTGTAATAGTCATCAGGGGGCTAAGATGTACGCTTTAACTCACGGCCGTATTTATACCAGCCACGAAGTACTGGATAATCATGCTGTTGTCGTGGCTGATGGATTGATTGAACGTATCTGTCCTGCCGCTGAACTTCCGGCTGATATTGAGGTGCGCGATTTGGGCGGCGCCATTCTAGCCCCCGGATTTATTGATGTGCAGTTAAATGGCTGCGGCGGTGTGCAATTCAATGACTCTCTTGAGGCTATCTCCGAAGAGACGTTGGATATCATGCAGCGCGCTAATGAAAAGTCAGGTTGCACCAGCTTCCTGCCAACACTCATTACATGCAGTGATGAGTTTATGAAGCACGGCGTTAATGTCATGCGTTCATATCTACAAAAAAACCAGCATAAAGCGTTGGGTCTGCATCTGGAGGGGCCATATCTTAGCCCGCTCAAGAAAGGCACCCATAATCCGGCGTTTATTCGTAAACCCACCGCTGAAATGATTGATTATCTGTGCGCAAATGCGGACGTGATTAGCCAATTCACTCTGGCACCAGAAATGGTCGATGACAAATACATCCGCCAGTTGACTGAAGCCGGTATTCTGGTTTCAGCCGGCCACTCCAACGCTACCTATCAGCAAGCCCGCCAAGGCTTTGCTGCTGGTATTCGCTTTGCGACACACCTGTATAATGCCATGCCATACATCACCGGGCGTGAACCTGGCCTGATCGGGGCTATTTTTGATACCCCAGAAGTCTACACCGGGGTCATAGCGGATGGCCTGCATGTCGACTGGGCCAATATCCGCAACGCAAAACGCCTGAAAGGTGACAAACTGGTACTGGTAACCGATGCCACCGCTCCGGCGGGTGCTGAAATTGATCAATTTATTTTTGCTGGCAAAACAATATACTATCGTAACGGTTTATGTGTGGATGAGAATGGCACATTAAGCGGTTCAGCACTGACGATGATCGAAGCGGTACAAAATAGTGTTGAACACGTTGGCATCGCACTGGACGAAACATTGCGTATGGCGACACTGTATGCGGCCCGCGCTATTGGCGTGGATAAGCAGTTAGGGAGTATCGAAGTCGGCAAAGTAGCCAACCTGACTGCCTTTACCCGCGATTATAAAATCACTAAAACCATCGTTAACGGCAACGAGGTTTTAAAATAAGCGAGTAATTTTATTGATGAGCACCGGCGGACAGTCACAAATTGGTAATGTGGATCTTGTGAAGCAACTCAATGGTGCCGTTGTTTACCGGCTTATTGATCAGCAAGGCCCGATTTCGCGCATTCAGATTGCCGATCTCAGCCAGCTCGCCCCCGCCAGTGTCACCAAAATTACGCGTCAACTGCTGGAGCGGGGGCTTATCAAGGAAGTTGATCAGCAAGCCTCCACCGGCGGTCGCCGTGCTATCTCTATCGTGACAG
The sequence above is drawn from the Yersinia intermedia genome and encodes:
- the nagB gene encoding glucosamine-6-phosphate deaminase, whose translation is MRLIPLKNTTEVGKWAARHIVSRINSFKPTAERPFVLGLPTGGTPMEAYKHLVAMHKAGDVSFQNVVTFNMDEYVGLPQEHPESYYTFMHSNFFDHVDIPAENINLLNGNAPDIDEECRRYEAKIKSYGKINLFMGGVGVDGHIAFNEPASSLASRTRIKTLTQETRIANSRFFGGDANLVPKYALTVGVGTLLDAEEVMILVTGHGKAQALQAAVEGSINHMWTISCLQLHAKAIMVCDEPSTMELKVKTVKYFHELEAENIKGL
- the nagA gene encoding N-acetylglucosamine-6-phosphate deacetylase; protein product: MYALTHGRIYTSHEVLDNHAVVVADGLIERICPAAELPADIEVRDLGGAILAPGFIDVQLNGCGGVQFNDSLEAISEETLDIMQRANEKSGCTSFLPTLITCSDEFMKHGVNVMRSYLQKNQHKALGLHLEGPYLSPLKKGTHNPAFIRKPTAEMIDYLCANADVISQFTLAPEMVDDKYIRQLTEAGILVSAGHSNATYQQARQGFAAGIRFATHLYNAMPYITGREPGLIGAIFDTPEVYTGVIADGLHVDWANIRNAKRLKGDKLVLVTDATAPAGAEIDQFIFAGKTIYYRNGLCVDENGTLSGSALTMIEAVQNSVEHVGIALDETLRMATLYAARAIGVDKQLGSIEVGKVANLTAFTRDYKITKTIVNGNEVLK